A region of the Pelecanus crispus isolate bPelCri1 chromosome 1, bPelCri1.pri, whole genome shotgun sequence genome:
CACAATAAATGACTTACAGGGAGCCGTTCCCATAAGAACCCACAGCAGGTGTGTGGCATTTCTCATGGAGGATGGCTGAGTGTTTGGCCGGGGAGAGAGGGCGAGGACAAAAGAGCAGATACATAAATGGCACATTTATGAAAACGTCGCATCAACACTCTGCATCTGTAGTGGAGCAGTCAGCCCCTCCTCTGACAAGTAGGCAAGGCAGGTCTAATCTGTCTTGAGTTTTTATAAGCCTGCTCATCCTTTACAAAGTAAGTGGTACCTCCACACCAGTTAACTGGATTCTGAGTCCTTATGAGCTGAGTTTGGGCAATTGTAGCTTTAGCCTACCGCAGACCCAGCATGGGTGGGTATGTAAAATGAGCTTGTTACTGCTAGTGGATTCCACAGAAGCACAGGTTAAAAGAGGGAATGCTGCCTAAGCATAGGTGTCTAGCATCATTTACAGATTGCTAGGATATCTGACATATTAATGAAAAGCTGGGAGATATGGTACAGAGTTTGTGCCCTACAGGAGGGCCAGGTAGGCTACCCCAGGGTCCCTATGGCGGCACCAGGTGTCTAGGCAACTGACTCCTGTCCCTCCCATCTACTGCTGGGTGTGCAGCTGCTGGGATTGCTTTGCACTTTGTACAGCTGTCACTCAGAGATGATGAGATGATGTGGAAATGCTGTATGCAGCTACTAGTAATGCACACAGCAGATCAGTGCAAAAGTTGACATACTCATGACTGCCTGCATAAAAGCTGTCAGTTTTATTTCCACTGGTAGAGCTGAGCTGAGGTGTATATTGGGGTCAGAACTGAAAGCAGCCCTGAAATATCTTCCGAAGTAGGAGTATGTCATTCAGCATCCTGTATCTTGCCACAGATGTGAGTCATTCCAGAAAGAGCTGGGTACTCCCAAATTGGATACCTTTATTCTTTTGGGACTTTTGGGCTAGGAATCTGCCAAGGGCAGACATTGCGATCAGAGGGCatggcagctggcagagaaggTCATAGCTCCTCTGAAACCTGTTCTTCATCAATCTCTACTTCTAAGAACATATCACTGATCTCTGATACATTCCTGCCCTCACCTGTGGTGGTTGCCATAatccctcctccagctgctgaacCTGGCTCTGTGGACCACAAAAGCACTCCTAGCGCCTTCAGTATTTCTCCTCAGCAGCAGATGTATTCCTAGCTCTAGTAATGTTGGTACTCAAACTCTGTGAGAGTCTGTGTAGGTTGCTCTTTGCTGGTCCCTGTGTTGAGGTCATCTAAGTATCCCATCAACCTTTCCCTGCTGCATCCACACCACAGTTGTTCATGCAGGATAAAAGCTGAAGGTGGATGCACGGAGCACTGCAGaagtggcagagctgctgtggaAAAGCTTATCTGCAGGAGTGTGATCTCTTTCCACACACTGTAGGACAACTCCCACAATGAAGAGAGTTTGGAGCTGGCAGAAATAGGGGAGCAAGGAATTTGGCTTGTCATTATTACTGAGTGAAGCCATAGGATTCTTCTACcacttttctctctgtctgtATGCAGGCAAAGCTTCCACATGGACTGCAAGGAGGCTTGAATGAGTATGAAATGCAGACCATAAGTGGGTAAAGATGAGGATCTACTTCTTGTGCAAAGGGTGGCATGGTAAGGGAGTTACTGGGACAATCATATATGCAGTCTTTGAGGAAATAATAGCATAAATAAGGAAACAGGTACAGATTATTTGCCTTGCCAAAACCAATAAAGACAAGGGTACTCACACCCTGGAGCTGGCTCTGTGCTTACACCTCTACTCTGGGGTCTGTAAATCCACGCTTGCCTTCATTAACCAGAGTGGGCCTCTCGGTTCTTGTGTGCCAGACCAACACCTAGAGGGAATCACAAAAGAGTTCAGGGGCTCCGGATGCCATGGAAATGCCGAGAGCAGCGCATCCATCGGGTGGGATCCTGAGCAACCTGGGGCTTGCAGCTATTTGAAGCATGTGATCCAAAGGGGTTGAACCTGGGAGAGACTTCACAAGCACATGAAACAGTGACAAAGAGAAGGCATCATTCTGGACCAAAACCACAGACTCAACCCTCGGCCAATCCTCCTGGATTTTGGAGAAGCAATCTGGGTGCGAATTGTACGGCTGAGGCTCTTTATTAACACAGTTAGAGTGCATAGCACTAACTGTTCCTCAGCGTGCTCTGAGCTTTGCATCTGTGAAGAATTTGGCAGGCTCTGCCCGTCCATCCCAGCACTGTTTGGTGCTGACGTGCaccagcacagggcaggcacAGTGGAAGGTGGAGGAGCATGGCAGGAGGCTACAAAAGCAGCCAGGACCCAGCaagaagaatgtatttttcaagGTGTCTTGTCCTGCTCACCTTTGTACAGTTGGCTGCTTTGGGCTCCAGCCCATCCATGGTCACTAGATCCTTCAGCAGACTGGTTTCCTGGTAGCCTCCTTTAACTCCTTCCAGCTTGAAACTGGCCTGAGGCTTCTCCAAGATCAGCTTGATGCTGATAGCAAATCCAGCCATGTCAATAGCAAAGGGCCGGTTAGGGTCAAAGACGGTTTTCCAGCCTACCACCTTCCCTGCTGGGCTCACTTTTGGGGATTCATATCGCAGCCCCCCAACAAAAGCCACTGGCCAGACTGACACCCTCCTTGTGTAGCGCATCTGTGTACCAGAAAGAAACAGTGCTGTGAGAATTCAACCCCACAACGTTTGTCCCACCCCATTAGTATACCATCCTTTGCTTTCATTGGCACCTGTCCTCCCCTGTTGACTTTGCACACAATCACATAGCTCTAGGCAGCACAAGTTCTTGTTCACCTGTGCTACTGCTTGAAGACCTACAGCTTCCAAAGCCACAAGGCTGTTCTAGCATGTTCTCTGAACACCAAACTCACTGCTTTTTCATGCTTATGTTCAGTCcctcagaagaaagaaaacctttggTTTTCTGATCTCATCTGAATTTCTAtcattttttgtaaaattttatcatttttgtAAATGCCGAACACAACTTCTTCCAGGCCTCTAGCTCCGTATTATCAACTCCACTCACTCCAACTTCGCCCTCATGCAAGTAATCTCCTTCCTTGACTGATGCATCTTTGTCCTCGTTTACTGTAAATTTCCCCCACCCTTGTTCTTCCATCCGTGTCTACTGCCTAAAAGAGTGGGGTTTTACTGAAATTGTCAGAAAGGACctggaaagaaataagaaaggatGAGCTTAACAGAGAAAATTATGAAAACTGGAAATGTGTTCTGATGCGTAACTCTGTATTTCAAGTGGTGTAGTACAGTTTGGCTTAAATTGGTGACAAGGGAGCTTGCTGAATAATCATTTTTGCAAGTTTACAATAGACTTGGCCTCTCACAAAAGCCAGGTTTccagcagaagtctgggcaAGCTTCTGTGATCCCAGGGGCACAGCCCTGTTGTGGTGGCTGGAACTCAGAGTACAGAAGGGCAGCCAAGGAGAAAAGGTGGATTAGAAAGTCAGTCAACTTTTCTAACATTCCCTACCCATCACACCCTTACAAGAGTGCAGATTTATGCTTTGCCAGAAGTTTGTCTTCAGTGCTTATTTAAATCAGGTCAGCTCTCCCTGAGGAGACGTATAAATTCTGGAGTATGTATCCTCTGGTCCCTGGCAAAAGGGGCTCTAGCTGGTGCACCGTTGTGCGAGTGGCTATTCACATCTGCAGCCTATACCATGGCAGCTGTTCTCCTTGCTCTTTCAGCCCTTTAGAGCATGGCTACTGTGTTTGCATAGCTATAGGTTTGCATCTGCCCTATACCCAGCTCCCACTGAGTGCAGAGTGGGAGAGGAGGGCTGTAGGCAACATGCCAGAGCCCTTGTCTCCCAGCTGATGCTAAAAGTCCACATGGTAGCCCTATCTTAGAGGTCTTTGCAAGTGCACATGGCCTTAAGAGGCTTTGCAGCTGCATCCTGCTTATCTGTCCCATGTAATTTTACAGCTCTTACCTCTTCAAAGAGCTCCAGGCTGTAGGTGTTATCATCATCGGCAAAATACACTACCCCTTCTGGTGGTGCAGTGTTGCTGAAGCTGTCCCTCAGCCAGTGCAGCCCCAGGTTCCTCTGTAGTGTCCCCCTTGGGGTGTGGGATGGGATCCAGGACAGCCCCAGCTTCAGACTCTTGGGTGTCTCCACATTGAggtgagtgaagttgagccctgCCTTCTCCAGCAGGTTGGATACCAAGTTGGTCCTCCGGGGCGAGTCCTCCACCACTACCCAGTGCAGGTTCTGTACAT
Encoded here:
- the LOC104037877 gene encoding galactosylgalactosylxylosylprotein 3-beta-glucuronosyltransferase 1 isoform X2 — protein: MLRRRNLLTTLLIALPWALLLTLWHQYPTTRYLSLLRNENVTSKALLNGTSALREESLPSCIRQPQSTGTTPKVIQNYVYSRPPPWSDTLPTIFVITPTYTRPVQKAELTRLANTFLHVQNLHWVVVEDSPRRTNLVSNLLEKAGLNFTHLNVETPKSLKLGLSWIPSHTPRGTLQRNLGLHWLRDSFSNTAPPEGVVYFADDDNTYSLELFEEMRYTRRVSVWPVAFVGGLRYESPKVSPAGKVVGWKTVFDPNRPFAIDMAGFAISIKLILEKPQASFKLEGVKGGYQETSLLKDLVTMDGLEPKAANCTKVLVWHTRTERPTLVNEGKRGFTDPRVEV
- the LOC104037877 gene encoding galactosylgalactosylxylosylprotein 3-beta-glucuronosyltransferase 1 isoform X1 → MLRRRNLLTTLLIALPWALLLTLWHQYPTTRYLSLLRKETDENVTSKALLNGTSALREESLPSCIRQPQSTGTTPKVIQNYVYSRPPPWSDTLPTIFVITPTYTRPVQKAELTRLANTFLHVQNLHWVVVEDSPRRTNLVSNLLEKAGLNFTHLNVETPKSLKLGLSWIPSHTPRGTLQRNLGLHWLRDSFSNTAPPEGVVYFADDDNTYSLELFEEMRYTRRVSVWPVAFVGGLRYESPKVSPAGKVVGWKTVFDPNRPFAIDMAGFAISIKLILEKPQASFKLEGVKGGYQETSLLKDLVTMDGLEPKAANCTKVLVWHTRTERPTLVNEGKRGFTDPRVEV